The DNA region GAGGACTTCGCCCGCCTCGCCGAGGAGGTGGAGGCGCAGGTCCGCCAGGTGATCGTCGGTCAGCAGACGCTCGTGCGCGACGTGCTCGCCGGGCTGCTCGCCGGAGGCCACCTGCTCCTCGAGGGCGTGCCCGGGCTCGGCAAGACCGTGCTCGTCCGCGCGCTCGCGCGGTCGCTGTCCCTCGACTTCGCCCGCGTGCAGTGCACGCCCGACCTCATGCCCGCCGACATCGTCGGCACGACCGTCCTCGGTGACGGCGTCGCGCCGTCGTTCCAGCCGGGACCGGTGTTCACCCAGCTGCTGCTCGCCGACGAGGTCAACCGGGCCACCCCGAAGACGCAGTCCGCGCTGCTCGAGGCCATGGCCGAGGGTCGCGTCACGGTCAGCGGCGTCACCCGCGACCTGCCCGCCCCCTTCTGCGTCCTCGCCACCCAGAACCCCATCGAGATGGAGGGCACCTACCCCCTGCCGGAGGCGCAGCTCGACCGCTTTCTCGTGAAGATCATCGTCGAGCTGCCGAGCAGCGAGGACCTCGTCGCGATCCTCGACCGCACGACGGGCACCGCCGACGCCGACCCCCGGCCCGTCGCCGGCGCGCCGCAGCTCCTCGCCGCCGCCCGCCTCGTGCGCGAGGTGCCGATGGCCGAGCACGTCACCCGCCATGCCGTCGACCTGGTGCAGGCCACCCATCGCGCCAAGTCGCCGGCGGAACCCGTCCGCCGCTACG from Egibacteraceae bacterium includes:
- a CDS encoding AAA family ATPase, whose amino-acid sequence is MTATTAQMTPEDFARLAEEVEAQVRQVIVGQQTLVRDVLAGLLAGGHLLLEGVPGLGKTVLVRALARSLSLDFARVQCTPDLMPADIVGTTVLGDGVAPSFQPGPVFTQLLLADEVNRATPKTQSALLEAMAEGRVTVSGVTRDLPAPFCVLATQNPIEMEGTYPLPEAQLDRFLVKIIVELPSSEDLVAILDRTTGTADADPRPVAGAPQLLAAARLVREVPMAEHVTRHAVDLVQATHRAKSPAEPVRRYVHHGASPRGAQALVLLAKTAALLAGRLHAGVADVRAVAGPCLRHRLVLGYEAMAAGVDADAVIDAVLEAVPAPAAPLRGAG